The nucleotide window GGAGGAAGAGGACGCCGAGCCGCCCCCACTGGGGTGTGGCCAGCGACCGGCCCCGGAGCCAGACGATCGAGAGCAGGCCCCCGCTGCCGGTGGCGATGGCGCTGGCGGCCGCGGCGCCCAGCGCGCCCATGCTCGGGATCAGCGCGGCGTTGAGCACCACGTTCATCGAGGCGGCCAGCAATGCGATGACGGCGATCCGGAGGGAGCTGGTCGTCGTCTGGATCAGGGTCCCCGCCCAGTAGTACACGGCCAGGCCGGGCCAGGTGAGGCAGAGGACGGGCACCAGGGTGTGCACACCGAGATAGCGGTCTCCGCCGAGCACCGCGACGATGTCCGGGGAGAGGACCACGACGGTGAAGCTGGCGAGGAGGAGCAGCGCGCCGAGCCAGCTCACGGCGTTGCCGGCGATCGCCGGCAGGGCCGCACGCTGATTCGCGTGCATCCGGTAGGCGCGCGGCGGCCAGGCGAGCTGGAAGGGCGCCACGATGGAGAAGCCGATCAGGCTCGAGGTGCGCACCGCGACGGCATAGCGGGCGACCTCCTCGAGACCGACGAGGTGCGCCAGGAAGTAGCGGTCCGAGGCCTGGACCACCATCCAGCAGAGCGCGGCGGGCACGAAGGGCACGCCGAAGCGGAGGAGCTGGCCGAGGAGCTTGCGGTCCGGATGGAATCCCGTGCGGCGGATCACGATCACCAGGGCCAGGGTGGCGCCGGCGGCGAAGACGCCGAAGCGGGCGCCGAAGATGCCCGGCAGCCCCTGGCCCCCGAAGACCAGGGCCAGCGCCCCGAGTCCGAAGACCACGGTCGTGCCTGCCAGGAAGGACGCGTAGACCCAGACCTGCCCGCGGGCCCGGAAGACCTGGAGGCCGATCTCCAGGATGGCCTCCATCGCGGCCGCCGCCAGGACGAGCACGACCACGGTTCCGAGGGCCGCGTCGCCCACCAGGGCGAAGGAGATGAGGGGGGCGAAGGCGATCCCCACCCCGACCAGGATCGTCCCCAGGACGGTGGGGACCAGGAGGGCGGAGGAGACCAGGTGGCTGACGCCGGTCGTCTCCCGGTCCCGGAGCTCGTAGAAGCGCAGGACTGCCTGGCGCATGCCCAGGGCGAGGGCGATCAGCGTGAGCTGGCGGGTGACCTGGAGGGTCTCCAGGGCCCCGAACTCCACCGGATCGAGGAGCCGGGTGTAGGCGGGGGTCAGGGCGAGGGAGACGCCCCGGGTCACCGCGACGGCCGCCGCGTAGACCACCATTTCCCGCGCCATGCCCATGGCGGGCACCCATACCAGAGGGTCAAGCCCTGGTACACGACTTGCTCTGCACCAACGTCGAACCTTGACATGATGTGTCAAAACGCTAGAAGCACAGCCACGGCGCCGTTGAGCGGGATCCAGGGGGGTTCCTGGTGGACGGGGTGGGCGTTCAGGGACTGAACACACCCTGACGCCGATGTCGTGGAGACCGAGGTAGGTACGAGATGAGCGACACCCACAAGTACAGCTTCAAAGTCCTCCTGCTCCTCGCAGATCTGGCGGCCTTCGGTGGCGCCCTCCTGGGCGGGATGTGGCTGCGCTACTACCACCATCTGTGGGTCTTCGAGGCCGCGCCGGCCCCCTGGGCCGAGGTCCTCCAGGTCCTGCCCTACGCCCTCGTGATCTACGCCGTCGTGCTGCGCTTCAGCGGCCTCTACCACCTGCACCGCAGCGCCCTCGACGAGGTCCTGGGTCTCCTGCGGGCGATCATCGTGAGCTTCGCCATCATCCTGGCGGTCACCTTCTTCTACCGGACCTTCTCCTACAGCCGGGCCGTCGTGCTCCTGATGCTGCCCCTGACCTTCGTGGGGACGCTGCTCCTGCGGACCCTGGTGCGCTTCTTCTGGCACCAGGTGCTCCAGCTGGATCCGGTCCAGGGCTCGGCGCTGCTCGTCGGCTCCGGCCCGGTGGCGGAGCACCTGGTCGAGCAGTACCGCGGCCGCCGGCAGGACTTCGTGGTCCAGGGGGTGGTGCAGGTCGATGCCGAGGAGCCCATCGAAGCGATCAAGGGTGTGCCGGTCGTGGGGGCCCTCGAGGACCTCGACGCGCTGCTCGCCAGCGGCACCTATCAGGTCGTGCTCGTCGCGGACGCTCGCCTGGATCGCGAGCAACACCTCGAGATCGCCGAGCACTGCCTGCGGCACACGGTGCAGTACCACGTGGTGCCCGACATCTTCGAGCTGATGCTCGATCGGCTTCAGGTCAACACGGTCGGCGGGCTGCCCCTGATGGGGCTCAAGGCCAGCAACCTGACCGGCACCAACGCCCTCATCAAGCGGGTCTTCGATCTGGTGGCCGTCTCGGTCCTCCTGGCGGCGGCCACTCCGGTGATGCTCATCACCGCGATCGTGATCAAGCTCTCCTCGAAGGGCCCGATCTTCTTCGTCCAGGAGCGGGTCGGGCTCAACGGCCGCACGTTCAAGCTGCTGAAGTTCAGGTCGATGCACGTCGCGAGCGACGATCACGTGCGGGAGTACGCCCAGCAGTGGATCACGAAGGGCGCCGCGAACGCCGAGAGCGAC belongs to Deltaproteobacteria bacterium and includes:
- a CDS encoding oligosaccharide flippase family protein — translated: MAREMVVYAAAVAVTRGVSLALTPAYTRLLDPVEFGALETLQVTRQLTLIALALGMRQAVLRFYELRDRETTGVSHLVSSALLVPTVLGTILVGVGIAFAPLISFALVGDAALGTVVVLVLAAAAMEAILEIGLQVFRARGQVWVYASFLAGTTVVFGLGALALVFGGQGLPGIFGARFGVFAAGATLALVIVIRRTGFHPDRKLLGQLLRFGVPFVPAALCWMVVQASDRYFLAHLVGLEEVARYAVAVRTSSLIGFSIVAPFQLAWPPRAYRMHANQRAALPAIAGNAVSWLGALLLLASFTVVVLSPDIVAVLGGDRYLGVHTLVPVLCLTWPGLAVYYWAGTLIQTTTSSLRIAVIALLAASMNVVLNAALIPSMGALGAAAASAIATGSGGLLSIVWLRGRSLATPQWGRLGVLFLLAALAGALALWLLGESALQRRVLGGAGLVVLAAALASPLFATKEERARALRLLRRDAA
- a CDS encoding sugar transferase — its product is MSDTHKYSFKVLLLLADLAAFGGALLGGMWLRYYHHLWVFEAAPAPWAEVLQVLPYALVIYAVVLRFSGLYHLHRSALDEVLGLLRAIIVSFAIILAVTFFYRTFSYSRAVVLLMLPLTFVGTLLLRTLVRFFWHQVLQLDPVQGSALLVGSGPVAEHLVEQYRGRRQDFVVQGVVQVDAEEPIEAIKGVPVVGALEDLDALLASGTYQVVLVADARLDREQHLEIAEHCLRHTVQYHVVPDIFELMLDRLQVNTVGGLPLMGLKASNLTGTNALIKRVFDLVAVSVLLAAATPVMLITAIVIKLSSKGPIFFVQERVGLNGRTFKLLKFRSMHVASDDHVREYAQQWITKGAANAESDDGEEKVFKVKNDPRIFRFGAFIRKYSIDELPQFINVLRGDMSLIGPRPPVPYEVEVYRDWHRRRFEAHPGITGLWQVSGRNHLSFDQMVKLDIEYIENWSLGLDLKIVLKTVRVVVAGSGY